The Hemiscyllium ocellatum isolate sHemOce1 chromosome 7, sHemOce1.pat.X.cur, whole genome shotgun sequence genome window below encodes:
- the tomm6 gene encoding mitochondrial import receptor subunit TOM6 homolog — MTETIMAAPKKSEPGSRRVFMETLKAAYALATDRTDFRRNLIVNIGLFAVGVYIARNLSDIDLMAPQPMA, encoded by the coding sequence atgACAGAGACCATCATGGCAGCTCCGAAGAAGAGCGAGCCGGGCTCTCGCCGCGTCTTCATGGAGACGCTGAAAGCGGCCTATGCGCTGGCCACCGACCGCACCGACTTCAGGAGGAATTTAATTGTAAACATAGGACTGTTTGCCGTAGGAGTGTATATTGCCCGGAATCTATCCGACATTGATTTGATGGCACCTCAGCCTATGGCATAA